GTGGTGGATCTTGGAGAAGGTCACCGCTTGGCGTTCAAAGTTGAAAGCCACAACCACCCTTCAGCTGTTGAGCCTTTTCAGGGAGCTGCCACGGGTGTTGGTGGCATCCTGCGTGACATTTTCACGATGGGCGCTAGGCCGATTGCGTTGCTGAATGCCTTGCGTTTTGGACCACTGGACGAACCAGCGACCCGTGGATTGGTGGAAGGGGTTGTGGCTGGCATTGCTCACTACGGCAATTGCGTAGGCGTGCCCACCGTGGGTGGAGAGGTTGCCTTTGATCCGTCGTATCAAGGCAACCCCTTGGTGAACGCCATGGCCCTGGGCCTGATGGAAACGGATGACATCGTTCGTTCGGGAGCCGCTGGGGTCGGTAATCCAGTGGTGTACGTCGGGAGCACCACGGGCAGAGATGGCATGGGAGGTGCCAGTTTTGCGAGCGCTGAGCTCAGCGCGGATTCACTCGATGATCGCCCTGCTGTGCAGGTTGGAGATCCCTTTCTCGAGAAGGGCTTGATTGAGGCTTGTCTGGAAGCCTTTCAAAGCGGTGATGTTGTAGCTGCTCAGGATATGGGTGCTGCGGGTCTTACCTGTAGTTGTTCGGAGATGGCCGCTAAGGGAGATGTCGGTGTCGAGTTGGACCTCGATCGGGTGCCCGCAAGAGAAAAAGGCATGACCGCCTACGAATTCCTGCTTTCGGAATCGCAAGAGCGCATGTTGTTTGTGGTCCGTTCAGGTCGGGAGGAGCAGCTGATGAAGCGTTTCCGGCGTTGGGGGCTTCAGGCAGCGGTCGTCGGTCGGGTTTTGGAAGAGCCGGTGGTGAGGGTGTTGCAACACGGTGCTGTCGCGGCAGAAGTTCCGGCCCGGGCTTTGGCTGAAGACACACCGATCAACAAGCACGAGCTGCTTTCCGAGCCTCCAGATGACATCCAGACTCACTGGACCTGGCGTGAATCAGATCTTCCTAGTCCTGCCATCGATCGCGATTGGAATGCGGATCTGCTGCGTTTGCTGGATGACCCCACGATTGCCAGCAAGCGCTGGATTTATCGCCAATACGACCAGCAGGTGCTGGCCAATACGGTGATTCGAGCCGGTGGTGCGGATGCTGCTGTGGTTCGTCTCCGTCCTCAACAGGGTGATGCATCGTTGCAAACGTCTCAGCGTGGCGTTGCGGCCACGCTGGATTGTCCCAATCGCTGGGTGGCGCTCGACCCAGAGCGGGGAGCGATCGCAGCGGTGGCTGAGGCTGCCCGCAATCTCAGTTGTGTTGGAGCCCAGCCGATCGCTGTGACCGACAACCTGAATTTCCCATCTCCGGAAACCCCCAAGGGGTATTGGCAATTGGCGATGGCATGCCGCGGCCTATCCCAGGCCTGTCGCGCCTTGGGCACCCCTGTCACCGGTGGCAATGTCTCTCTCTACAACGAAACAAGGGGGGACGATGGCAGTCTTCAGCCCATTCACCCCACGCCTGTTGTGGGCATGGTGGGACTGGTGGAAGATCTCAACCGCACCGGAGGTTTGGCTTGGCGTCAACCTGGCGATCTTGTGGTGCTGCTTGGTGTCTCCACAGATGAGGAGGGGAATGAAAGTGTTGGCTTGGCGGGCAGTAGCTACCAGGGAGTTGTTCACGGGTTGCTCACTGGTCGTCCCCCGAGCGTGGATCTGGAATTGGAGATTCAAGTTCAAGCTTTGGTTCGTCAGGCGTTTGCCCAGGGAGTGTTGGCTTCAGCCCACGACAGCAGTGATGGTGGGTTGGCTGTAGCGCTTGCGGAAAGTGCCCTGGCCTCTGGCCTTGGGGTTGACCTGAACCTGCCCCATCGGTCTGCTCGGTTGGATCGTGTTTTGTTTGCTGAAGGCGGTGCACGCATTGTCGTTACGGTTCGCGCAGAACAGCACAGTGCCTGGCACGCTTTGCTGATCTCGCAAGAGCATCAACGCGTTCCTGTGACAGAGATTGGAACCGTTGCCGACCATGGTTGTTTCCGATTGGCGGTGGGGAACCATCCAGTGATTGATCTTGCCGTTGAGACCCTGCGAGAGCAATACGAACAAGCGGTTCCCCGTCGCCTCGGAGCGGTTTGATGCAGAATCTTGAGACCCATCCGAAGTCGAGGCGGCCGGTGCATCAGCTCGAAATAGAGCGTCCCGATCGCATGGAAGAAGCCTGCGGCGTTTTCGCTGTTCAGGCCCTGGAACAGCCGGTGGCGAACCTGGTGTATTTCGGTCTTTATGCCCTGCAGCATCGGGGTCAGGAATCCGCTGGTATTGCTGTTTTCAACGAAGGAAAGGTCAGGCTCCATAAGGACATGGGCTTGGTGAGCCAGGTGTTTGATCAGGACGTGCTCGAGCGCATGCCTGGTGGTTTAGCCGTGGGACATAACCGTTATTCCACCACCGGGAGTAGCAAGGTTTGCAATGCCCAGCCCGTGGTCCTGATGACCCGTCTCGGCCCCTTTGCGCTGGCTCATAACGGCAATCTTGTGAATGCATCAGAGCTGCGAGCTCAGGTGGATGACGGTGAGGTGGAGTTCACATCCACCACGGATTCGGAGTTGATCGCTTACGCGGTGCAGCAGGCCGTGGATGGGGGCTTGGATTGGACAGAGGGGATTAAAGCGGCCGCATCCCAATGCCAGGGGGCTTTCAGTTTGGTGATTGGCACCTCCGATGCTCTGTACGGCTTGCGTGATGGTTATGGGATCCGCCCGCTGGTGTATGGCTACCTCGGGGATCAAGATCTTGGGCACTGGGTTCTCAGTAGTGAAACCTGTGGGCTCGACATCATTGGTTCTCCGTTCGTTGCTGATGTTGAACCTGGAGAATTAGTGGTGTTTCGTTGCGGGGATCCCACACCAGAACGTCATCGCTGGATTGAACCCACCACACGCATGTGCGTGTTTGAAATGATCTATTTCGCTCGCCCTGACAGTCGTTTCTTTGGTGAATCGCTCTACAGCTATCGACAGCGCATCGGCCAGATCCTGGCCCGTGAATCCGCTGTTGAGGCGGATCTCGTGATTGGTGTTCCTGATTCCGGAATTCCAGCTGCGATTGGTTATTCCCAGACCAGTGGCATTCCCTATGCCGATGGACTGATCAAAAACCGCTACGTCGGCCGAACCTTCATCCAGCCGACCCAGGCGATGCGTGAGGCCGGGATTCGTGTGAAGCTCAATCCACTCCCGGATGTTTTAACCGGCAAAAGGGTCCTGGTGATTGATGACTCGATCGTTCGTGGAACCACCAGTCAAAAATTGGTTCAGGCTCTCCGTGATGCCGGCGCCATTGAGGTGCACATGCGCATTAGTTCTCCACCGGTCACCCATCCTTGTTTCTACGGAATCGACACCGATACACAGGATCAATTGATCGCTGCTCGACTCACGCTGCAAGAGATTGAGGAGCATCTCAAGGTGGATTCGCTGGCTTATCTCAGCAAGGAAGGCATGGTGGAAGCTGCACATGCTCAGTCGGAACATTTCTGTACAGCTTGTTTCGATGGGAACTATCCGGTTCCCATGGACGCCTCGATCAAGGCGAGCAAATTAATGCTTGAACCAGCAGGGGTGGCGGCAACGAATCTCTGATCAGCTGATTAAGGGCACCAATCGCAGGATTGATTCGTTGTCTTTGAGCGTGAGTTGATCCTGCTCATTCACGTTCAGTCGTCCGTGACGTCCGTTTGATGTCACCACACCAATGAGTGAATCTGCGAGGCAAGCTGCAGCAATCCGTTCGCTTCCAGGGGTGGATTCTGAATTCAGCTCCCAGCCGATCTCTCCGAGATCGCCTCGTTTGCAGGACCGGATGCTCGTGAGTTCCAACCAGTGCAGACGGCCTGTTTGGCTCGCGAGCAGGATGGTTGTTGGCCCTTCCGCGTGGCCTGCGATTGCGGTGACCAGCTGTTCGCCAGGGAGCAGACGCATGGTGATGGGGCCTTGGGCCAACTTGCCCATCACAGGCAGATTGGTTTCCCCTGCTTGTAAACGCAGAATTCTGCCGATATCGCTGATGACGGCCACATCAGCTCCGTCTTGACAGATCAAGGCAGCTTTCAGACTCACTCCTTCTTTTAGTTTTAAAACGGTGGCTGCTCGCCCTGACAATTCCTGGATGTCTTTTAGTGGTAGCCGCTTGAACCGTCCATCACTGGTCAACAGTCCAAGGGATTTCGTTTCATTGGTGGCCAGATCCTCTGGATTGGGCAAAGGCAGTAGGGACACCACCTCATCGCCTTCAAGGGCTGTGGGTAGGAATCGCTCCAGGGTTCCTTGCTGCTGTCCTGCAAATTCCCAGCGCACAAGTGCTACACGACCGCTCACTGTCACAGCCAAGAGACGTGGTGGCGGCTGGATGGGCAGGCTGATAATGGCTGGAGATGGTTCATCACCCATGGGCACTGGATCGTTGAGATGCAGGCGTCCCAGCAGCTGAGGACTGACGATTTTCACTTGACCATCGTCTTGAATCAGCAGTCTTGAATCGCTAGGGAGGGCATCCAGGGCCTGGCGTCTCTGTAGTTCGGCATTGGGCCTTTGACTGGCGGCCCGCTCAGCAAGCAAGTGGTCGCCACCCTCGACCAGCCTGGTGCGTCTTGGCGTTGCAAAACGTTTTTTGAGTTGGCGAAGTTCCTGGATCAGGGCATCCAGCAATTGGTCGCGGTTTTCCAGCAGCAGGGTGAGTCGCTGTCTTTCTTTCCGAAGATCGTCTGCCTCCTTACGCAGGCTTTCCTGTTCCAGACCTGTGAGCCTGCGTAGTGGCATGGCCAGCACAGCATCTGCCTGCCGTTCGCTTAGATCGAAATGCACCATCAAGCTGGCCCTTGCCTTGGCCGCATCTCTGGCCTCCTGGATCATGGCAATCACCTGTTGCAGTGATGCGAGGGCGGTGGTCAGGCCCTCCACCACTTCAAGCCGATCTTCCGTTTTGCGCAGCGCATAGTTGGTACGCCGAATGATCGTGAGCTCTCTGTAATCCAGGAAGGTTTGGAGGAGCTGCCGCAGCGTGAGTTGCTGGGGTCTGCCATCGACCAGGGCCAGCAGGATCGCGCCGAAGTTGCTTTGGAGTGACGTGCGCCGTTGCAAGTCAGTCAGCACTGTTTCTGGATCGGCATCACGGCGGAGCTCCACCACCACGCGCATCCCTTCACGGTCGCTTTCATCACGGATATCGGCAATGCCACCAATTTTTCCGTCGTTGACATGTTCAGCCAGTTTTTCGATCCAGCCGGCCTTACTGAGTTGGTAAGGGAGCTCGGTCACGATCACAGCGTTCCGCCGATGCTTTCCTTTGCCGGGATGCACTTCCTCAATATGGGCTACGCCACGCATGGGAATGCTGCCTCGGCCTCTTAAATACGTTTCGCGGACGCCGCTGCCAAGAAGCACCTCTCCACCCGTAGGGAAATCGGGACCAGGGATCAGTTTTAGGACTTCGTCTTCGCTTAGATCGGGGTTTTGAACGAGTGCAATCAGTCCATCCACCACCTCGCCGAGGTTGTGGGGAGGGATGCTGGTGGCCATGCCAACAGCGATGCCCGAGCAGCCATTCAGAAGTAAAAACGGAAGCTGGGCGGGAAGAACGGTGGGCTCCTGTTGGGACCCATCGAAGTTGGAGGCAAAATCGACGGTGTCGTCGCCGATTTCATCCAGTAATCCCTCATGGGAGATCCGTGCTAGCCGCGTTTCGGTGTATCGCATGGCTGCTGGTGGATCGTCATCCACCGAGCCAAAGTTGCCGTGACCATCCAGTAACGGGTGACGGCTGGAAAAGGTTTGGACCAACCGCACCAGGGCGTCATAAACCGCTTGATCACCATGTGGGTGGTACTTACCAAGCACGTCCCCGACTACACGGGCACATTTCCGATAAGGACGATCTGGGGTGAGCCCCAGTTCGTGCATCGCAAATAAAATTCTGCGTTGGACGGGTTTCAGTCCATCACGCACATCCGGGAGCGCTCTGCCCACGATCACGCTCATCGCGTATTCGAGGTATGAGCGCTGCATCTCGTGGTGCAGGGCGATCGATTGAACGCGCTCCTCGGCCATCCTGCAGGGAAATAAGAAGGCAGTCGAGTGTCAGCCTACAGATCTTCTTCTGCTTGACCAGAGTTTTGGTTAGATAGCGCTTTTTGGATCTGCATTTGCCTCGGCACGCTCGACGGCGTTTTGAAGGCTGGGATTGTTCAACAGTTCAGCTGTAGCTCTGCGTAATTTCACGCCCCATAGTTGTTTTTTTTGATGGCCAGGCAGAACGTAATTCGGAGATTCGGCAAGAGCTTTTTGAGCAAGCTTCAAGGATTCCTGATCTCCAGGATTCACTTTGTTCAACGCCGCAGCTAGGGCCAACATCGGCTCTGGGTTGGCATTGATCGTTAAAACGGAACGCCAGCGACGAATGGCTTCTTTGGTGTTTCCCATTTCAAACAACACCAGGCTTTGATTGTTTAAGGCTTCCCAGAAACTGGGCTTAATCGCCGTTGCGCGCTCAAAAGCCTTGAGGGCTTGCTTTTGGTTGGACTGCATCACCCTGGCGTTGCCAAGGTCGAAATAGGCCGTGGCGTTTTTGGGATCGAGTTTGAGACCTCGATCCAACAGGGGGATGGCGTCGTCTGGACGGTTGTCTCGCAGCGCTAAGGATGCTTCTGCGAACCAAAGTCCTGCGTTGGTTGGGTTGAGTGATTTCGCACGGGCCAGGGATCCCGCTGCGTCATCGAGTTGTTCGCTCCGTAGTTGCGCTTCAGCCAACACGGACCAGAGCCGTTCATCGTTCGGTTGTAGACGCACGGCTAGAGCGGCTAAGCGGGCAGCTTCTTTGGGTTGTCCAAGCCTTAGCAATTGCGCTGCAGTGCGACCGATGCCGATCCCAGCCCCTTCTAATTCTTGTGGGCTGGGTGTAAAGACATAGGGGATGAGGGCTTTGGCGGGTTCAGCGCTGCACAGACCAATCGCGCTCATCAGGGTCGCTGACACCCAAACTTTGGTGAACGATTGGCTTGAACGCCGATGGGATCCCATCACCGAATCTCAGATGTAGACACAGTAGGTGGATCTACTGACTTTGCTGAGGCGGCATTGCGGCGCCACATCCAAGGTTTGATGCGTCTGAGTGCGGATCCGCGCAACTTTTGATCCCAGGTCGACGGATCCCATTGCTCAACCTGCGCAGCGCTTAGATCCAAAATCCAGGGACGGGGCTGGACCTCTGGATCTTGACTCGATGGGAGCTCCGTTTGATTGAACGGACAGACGTCCTGGCAAATATCACAGCCTGCGACCCATGGACCCATCCCAGCCTTAATCAAGTCTGGAAGCTGCTGATCTCGGTTTTCAATTGTGTGATAGGCGATGCATCGCCGTGAATCAACCACAAATGGCTCCCGTATGGCCTCGGTGGGACAGGCGTCCATGCATGCTCGACAACGGCCGCAGCGAGGTTGGGCCGGCTGATCCGCTACTAAATCTTCTGTGCTGAGCAAGTGGCCGATCACCATCCAAGACCCCCGTTGCGGATGAATCACGTTGCTGTGTTTGCCAATCCATCCCAAGCCTGCCTCTTCCGCCCATGCCTTATCGAGCAGGGGTTCGGCATCCACGCAAACCCGCCAGCGCGAGTCGGGTCTTTGTGTTTCAAGCCAGCGACCAACGCGGCGCAGTCTTTGGTTGACCACGCGGTGGTAGTCACGGCCCCATGCATAGCGAGCGATGGCAAGGCTGTTCGGTTGGCGCGAGTCGGAGACGTAGTAATTCAGCCCGACGGCAAGCAAGCTTCGAGCTCCATCAAGAAGTGTTTTCGCATCGAGCCTTCGCGGAGCAGCCATCCAGCCCATCTCCGCTTGAAAACCAGCGTCAAGCCAGCGTTGTAAAGCTGCTGTCCGCATCTGCAACCTTGAACTTCCCGGTAGACAGGCGATCCCAACAGGATCGAATCCTTCCAGGCGGGCACGTTCCTTGAGTGCCGCACTGAGTTGGGGTTGTCCAGAGAAGGACGTCACGGAAATGACCCGTAAAGTTAATCACCTTTAAGCATCGTGACGTGTCCGCATCCCCATCGGGTTCTCAATCCTTACGACTGTCTTTTGTTCTGAGGTGGTTGGGCATCACCTTGGTTGTGCTGCTTGCATTGCAGATGGCTGTGCTGCTGAGTGCAGCCGATTGGGCCGATGGAGTCTTTAAGCAACTCTTAATTGAGCGCTTAGTCAATCAAGCCCCGATGGGGCTGATCGGGCTTTTGCTCATGCTTTTGGGTTCGCGCCTTGACCAACCGGAGTCAGCAAGACCTCCAATTCGTTGGTTTGTTTGCGTGATTTCTGCGCTGTTGGCGATTTTGATGATTGTTGTTGTTCCTGTCTCAATCTCAGGTAATCAGAATCTCTCAGGTGAATCGGATCAAACGCTTGAGCAGCAAAAGGGTCAGTTGGAGATGGCTCGTCAGCAATCGGCTAACCCCGAAAATGTGAAAATGCTGGGTAGTCAGCTCACACAGGCAGGACAGTTGCCTGCTGATGCCAGTGAGGAAGACCAGGTCAAAGCTGCTCAGGCTTTTATCGATAAGCAGCTGGCGCAGATGGAACAGCAGATCCAGCAGGGGGAACGACAGCGAAATCTTGCTGTGAATCAGCGTCGCTTTGGCGGGACCGTGAGTGCGGTGATTCTTGCCGTTGCTTTCGTGCTCTTGGCTCTGGCGGCCGTGATCTAATCGATCTGCTGGTTAGGTTGGTGAGATCACGTCAGCCTTAAGCCACAGGCGTTCCTTGGTGCAGTCCAATACAAGACCTGACCTGCCGCTTAGCGCCAGGCTTCGGCAAGATCTGAAAAACGATTTAATCGCTGGGTTGTTGGTGGTCATTCCGCTAGCAACCACGATTTGGTTGGGAACCACGGTCAGTCGTTTCGTGCTGGCTTTTCTCACTTCGATTCCGAAGCAGTTCAATCCGTTCATCACCCTCAACCCTCTTCTCCAGGATTTGATCAACCTGGCGCTGGGATTAACGGTTCCGCTCTTTGCGATTTTGCTGATCGGCCTGATGGCCAGGAACATCGTCGGTCGCTGGTTGCTGGAGTTCGGCGAAGAAACCCTCCAACGCATTCCTCTTGCTGGCTCGGTTTACAAAACCCTGAAACAGCTGCTTGCCACGTTTCTGAGAGATAACTCTCAGCGTTTTCGGCGTGTGGTTTTAGTGGAATATCCCCGTGAAGGTCTGTACAGCGTGGGCTTTGTGACCGGTGTGGTGGGTCCTTCCCTCCAAGCTGAGCTCACTGAGCCCCTTCTCAGTGTGTTTATTCCCACAGCACCAAATCCCACAACGGGCTGGTACACCTTGGTTCCCGAAACATCTGTCAAAGATCTGGACATTTCAGTGGAAGATGCATTCCGAACGATCATTTCCGCTGGCATTGTGAATCCTGATGAGCGTGAAGCTCCTGTGAATCGAAGTTTTTCCAGCCTGATCTCTCAGCTGAGGGGTTCTGTGTCACCGTCGTCCACCACCACCACTGGAGCCTGAACTCGACTCGGCCGTATGTCCATGCAGTCCCGATCCCTATCCCGTGAACTAGCGCTGCTGGTTCTCGGTCAATGCCCTGAACGGGTGGATGATCTCCCCGATTTTCCCCTGGACACGTTGCTTCAAAAAGCTCTCGATAGTTTGATGCAGCATTGGACAGAAGTTCTGGACTGCTGTGCTGGAGATCTGGAAAAAGCTCAACAACACTTGCTTGAGAGTGAACTTAAGGATGGCCCTTCCTCCGATCAGGCGTCAGTTCGTGAGTCGTTGCAGTCTTCTCTCACTGGGGCAGAACAAGTTCTGAATGGTCTTTCGGCCAGTCTTGAGTTACCCCGTTTATTGGCCTTATCCAATCAAGATCAGGTGCGTCGCGAGGCCATGCAACGCGTGACGTTTGTGCTGAAAAAACGCAAAGCCATTGATCAGATGCTCGATGGTGTGATGGAGGGCTGGCGCCTCACCCGGTTACCACGCATCGATCGCGATATTTTGCGCTTGGCCGTGATTGATCTTTCGGAACTCCAGACACCTGCGCCCGTGGCTTGCAACGAAGCTGTTGAATTAGCCCACCGCTTTAGTGACGAGCAAGGACGAAAGATGATTAACGGTGTGCTCCGTCGTCTGCAGAACGCTCCCTCACTGGTGTTGTCCTGAAATCATGGTGTACGACTGGTTTAATCGCGGATCCGTTCCTCCTGAAACCCCAGCTGATCCTCCAGTGGATCCAGAGGTCCAACCCGATCAGTCTTCTGCGCCGCAACCATCTGCGCCTGAACCTTCTGAAACCCAACCAGCAGAGGTGCAACCCTCGGAACCCCAATCGTCTGAGTCGGAGGACGATTCTCTTGAGTGGGCACGCCAGGCTTATGCACGTTTAAAAGCTCAGAAAGCTCAGGCTGCTGAGGCTGCCAAGACGGTTCAGGATGATTCCACATCTGAGCAGAACGTGGTTGTTCCTCCGGTGATGGAGCCTCCAGCAGTGGTGCCAGCTGCCGTTGTCCCTTCTGTTGTTTCTCCGTCAGAAGGACCTCCTGCACTCGAAGCTCCCTCAGTCGAGCCTGCAGAACCGGCGCCTGTTGTGGAGCCTCCTGCTTCTCCAGCCACAACTCCTTCGCCTCCTGCACCGGCGCTGTCTTTTCTTGAACAGGCCGCTGCCCAGCGTGACCAGCGTCAGCAGGAGCTCGAGCAACCTGCTGAGCCAGAGCCTGTTCCCGTTGTTCCAGCCACAGCACAAGACGCTCCCAAGATTGAGGAGGATGAACCCCGCCTCGGTGACTTTGACGATGCCTTCACCTGGTCGGCTGAAGTCTTAGCGGCCCAAGGGCGGAGCGCCGAGCAGGTCACCCTCGAGGAGATCGATTGGTTAGGGCGACTTCGCCAAGGCCTGGAGAAAACCCGCCAAGGGTTCGTGACCGGTCTGCTGGAGAACCTGGGCGACGATCCGTTGACGCCAGAGGTGCTCGATGACCTCGAATCACTTTTGTTGAGAGCTGATGCGGGCGTTCAGGCCACGGATCAGGTGCTGGATGCCTTGAGGCAGCGGATGAACGAACAGGTTGTCGATCCGAGTGAAGGCATTCGTTTTTTGAAGGAACAGCTTCGCGACCTTCTCGATGAGCCGATTCAGTCCAGTGCTGTTGAAGTCCTCGCTCCTCAAAGGGATCGTTTGAACGTTTGGCTTTTGGTCGGTGTGAACGGAGTCGGTAAAACCACCACTCTCGGCAAGCTCGCCAATCTTGCCGTCCGTAGTGGTTATTCCGCTTTGATTGCTGCCGCAGACACCTTCCGTGCGGCGGCTGTTCAGCAAGTGCAGGTTTGGGGAGATCGCAGTGATGTGCCAGTTGTGGCCAATCCCTCAGCGAATGCGGATCCTGCAGCAGTGGTGTTTGATGCCATCGGCGCCGCCCGTTCGAAGGGCACTGATTTGGTTCTGGTAGACACGGCCGGTCGCCTACAGACCAAGCACAACTTGATGGAAGAGCTTGAAAAGATCCGCCGTGTGGTGGATCGTCTTGCTCCCGAAGCCCATGTGGAATCGCTGTTGGTGCTTGATGCCAGCCAGGGCCAGAACGGTTTGAAGCAGGCAATGGCGTTTGCCCGCGCAGCTGGGCTCACCGGTGTGGTGATCACCAAGCTTGATGGCACAGCCAGAGGAGGAGTGGCACTGGCTGTTGCCTCAGAAGCCAAGTTGCCGATTCGCTTTATTGGAGCTGGTGAGGGAATTCGCGACCTTCGTCCCTTCAACAGTTTTGAGTTTGTGGAGGCCCTCTTGGCATCGCGTTGATGCGTTTCGCATTGCGGCCTGATCAAGCTGAACTTGCTACGTTGCTGCATCTGCTGGGTGCTAAGCCGTGAGCAGCACACCTTCATGGCGACATCCGGCAACTCCTCAACGTGGAATCAATCAATCGTTGACGGCTACAGCCTCGCTCCGACAGTTGTTGGAGAGCATGTCGCGGGAGCAGCGTTCCAATCAGGAGCTGCTTGTGTCGCTTGGTTTTGCCTTGCGCAGCTTCAGCAACCTCAACCGCTTTTTGGAGCTGGTGCCGGTGGTGGCTGCCCGGCTTGTGGGGGTGCAGGGTTCATTGCTTGTCCCCTTTCAGGCCGACGGACGCCTTTGGCGTGACCAGCTGCAGATGCTTCCTGGTCCACGGACGGAGGCTTTATTGCAGGCGCTTGCTGCTCATGAGCCTGGGAACATCATCGGGTTTGGATCCGACGAAAGCCTTGTGCGAGCCCTGGATCGCTTGGTTCAGAGGCAGCTCGGTAGTGCGGGTCTGTTTGCAACGTCGTTGATTGCTCGTGGTCGCCCGAGAGGACGCCTCTATGTGTTCAATCCTTCGAACCCTCTCGCTTGGAGTGATGTCTATCGCCGACATGTGCAGTTGGTGGCTGACCTCACCGGGGTTGCGATTGAAAATGATTTGATGCTTCAGGAGGCCCGTCGTCATGAACGGGTTGATCGTCAGCTCAGCATCGGTGCGGACATTCAGGCTCAGCTGTTGCCCGATCACTGCCCTGTGATCGAAGGTGTTGATCTTGCGGCGCGTTGCCGGCCGGCCTTTCAAGTTGGCGGTGATTACTACGACTTCATTCCGACCCGTCCAGAACTGATCGGGCGCCGTAGGGAG
The window above is part of the Synechococcus sp. WH 8020 genome. Proteins encoded here:
- the nusB gene encoding transcription antitermination factor NusB, producing MQSRSLSRELALLVLGQCPERVDDLPDFPLDTLLQKALDSLMQHWTEVLDCCAGDLEKAQQHLLESELKDGPSSDQASVRESLQSSLTGAEQVLNGLSASLELPRLLALSNQDQVRREAMQRVTFVLKKRKAIDQMLDGVMEGWRLTRLPRIDRDILRLAVIDLSELQTPAPVACNEAVELAHRFSDEQGRKMINGVLRRLQNAPSLVLS
- a CDS encoding DUF502 domain-containing protein gives rise to the protein MVQSNTRPDLPLSARLRQDLKNDLIAGLLVVIPLATTIWLGTTVSRFVLAFLTSIPKQFNPFITLNPLLQDLINLALGLTVPLFAILLIGLMARNIVGRWLLEFGEETLQRIPLAGSVYKTLKQLLATFLRDNSQRFRRVVLVEYPREGLYSVGFVTGVVGPSLQAELTEPLLSVFIPTAPNPTTGWYTLVPETSVKDLDISVEDAFRTIISAGIVNPDEREAPVNRSFSSLISQLRGSVSPSSTTTTGA
- the ftsY gene encoding signal recognition particle-docking protein FtsY, with translation MVYDWFNRGSVPPETPADPPVDPEVQPDQSSAPQPSAPEPSETQPAEVQPSEPQSSESEDDSLEWARQAYARLKAQKAQAAEAAKTVQDDSTSEQNVVVPPVMEPPAVVPAAVVPSVVSPSEGPPALEAPSVEPAEPAPVVEPPASPATTPSPPAPALSFLEQAAAQRDQRQQELEQPAEPEPVPVVPATAQDAPKIEEDEPRLGDFDDAFTWSAEVLAAQGRSAEQVTLEEIDWLGRLRQGLEKTRQGFVTGLLENLGDDPLTPEVLDDLESLLLRADAGVQATDQVLDALRQRMNEQVVDPSEGIRFLKEQLRDLLDEPIQSSAVEVLAPQRDRLNVWLLVGVNGVGKTTTLGKLANLAVRSGYSALIAAADTFRAAAVQQVQVWGDRSDVPVVANPSANADPAAVVFDAIGAARSKGTDLVLVDTAGRLQTKHNLMEELEKIRRVVDRLAPEAHVESLLVLDASQGQNGLKQAMAFARAAGLTGVVITKLDGTARGGVALAVASEAKLPIRFIGAGEGIRDLRPFNSFEFVEALLASR
- a CDS encoding PP2C family protein-serine/threonine phosphatase, with amino-acid sequence MSSTPSWRHPATPQRGINQSLTATASLRQLLESMSREQRSNQELLVSLGFALRSFSNLNRFLELVPVVAARLVGVQGSLLVPFQADGRLWRDQLQMLPGPRTEALLQALAAHEPGNIIGFGSDESLVRALDRLVQRQLGSAGLFATSLIARGRPRGRLYVFNPSNPLAWSDVYRRHVQLVADLTGVAIENDLMLQEARRHERVDRQLSIGADIQAQLLPDHCPVIEGVDLAARCRPAFQVGGDYYDFIPTRPELIGRRRERGRWAFVMGKGVPAGLLMTMLRGMLRAEVLSGLPPDRILYDLNQLALEDLSQSHRFVTLFYSDFDPRTRRLRFANAAHNPPLIWRAQSRKVMRLDAPGLLIGLQPEAEYGCESLVLEPGDVLLYYTDGVTEAPGITGDRFDEARLMRSLEQACRSGTGSQGILDQLFSRLDRFVGPTRQLDDDASMVVLKVKEEIMLPSVPRSLA